CTGTACTAAACTACTCCTTAATGCTTACACTCTACTCTATACTACACTACTCTACTCAACTCTACTGTACTAAACTACTCATTAATGCTTACACACTCTACTCTATACTACACTACTCTACTCAACTCCACTGTACTAAACTACTCCTTAATGTTTCACACTCTACTACTCTACTAAACTACTCTATAACGCTTTAAAAACTATActacactactctactctactctactaaaCTACTCCCTAACGCTTTAAACACTCTATACCTGGGAAACCGTTTTCTCCTTGGCTTTGTTGAATGAGCGGAGTTTGGTGCATGGTTACCGTGAACCAGAAATGGGCTTTTTCATATGCAAATCTCAGACTTGACCACAGTAAAACAGGCAAATTGTTCGAAAACGGCTTCAGTATGTTTTACTGTCTCTCTGGTCCTGTGTccatctgtccgtctgtctgtccctgTATACGTCTGCTGTCTGTTGAGCGCTGCgtctgtctgttatttgctcTGGTGTCGGCTATAtgacttgaatttccccttggggatcaataaagtatcaatctatctatctatctatctatctatctatctatctatctatctatctatatgttgAGTGCTGTGGTGTTGGCTGTATGTTGAGTGCTGTGGCTGAGGTCAGCTATATGTTGAGTGCTGTGGCTGAGGTCAGCTATATATTGAGTGCTGTGGTGTTGGCTATATGTTGAGTGCTGAGGTCAGCTATATATTGAGTGCTGTGGTGTTGGCTATATGTTGAGTGCTGAGGTCAGCTATATATTGAGTACTGTGGCTGAGGTcagctactgtatatgttgaGTGCTGAGGTCAGCTATATGTTGAGTGCTGTGGTGTTGGCTATATGTTGAGTGCTGTGGCTGAGGTCAGCTATATGTTGAGTGCTGAGGTCAGCTATATGTTGAGTGCTGTGGTGTTGGCTGTATGTTGAGTGCTGAGGTCAGCTATATGTTGAGTGCTGTGGCTGAGGTCAGCTATATGTTGAGTGCTGTGGTGTTGGCAATATGTTGAGTGCTGAGGTCAGCTATATGTTGAGTGCTGTGGTGTTGGCTGTATGTTGAGTGCTGAGGTCAGCTATATGTTGAGTGCTGTGGCTGAGGTCAGCTATATGTTGAGTGCTGTGGTGTTGGCAATATGTTGAGTGCTGAGGTCAGCTATATGTTGAGTGCTGTGGTGTTGGCTGTATGTTGAGTGCTGAGGTCAGCTATATGTTGAGTGCTGTGGCTGAGGTTGGCtatattcttgaatttccccttggggatcaataaagtatctatctatctatctatctatatgttgAGTGCTGTGGCTGAGGTCAGCTATATGTTGAGTGCTGTGGCTGTCCTTGGTCCGTAGACAGGAATGGTGAGCTGAGGTCAGCTATATGTTGAGTGCTGTGGCTGAGGTTGGCTATATGTTGAGTGCTGTGGCTGTCCTTGGTCCGTAGACAGGAATGGTGAGCTGAGGTCAGCTATATGTTGAGTGCCGGTGTCAGTTATATGTTGTCCTCGGTCCGTAGACAGGAATGGCGAGCTGGACTTCTCCACGTTCCTGAGCATCATGcaccggcagcagcagcaggaggagccgAGCGCTGAGATCCTGGAGGCCATGAGGATGATTGACAGACAGAGGCGGGGCTACATCCCTGCCGCCGAACTCCGAGCCAAACTCACTAGTTTGGGGGAGAAACTAACTCATCAGGAGGgtaagtcactcacacacacacttcccaggaTTTCCCCAAAGGACCTGAgtgcatgatgatgatgatgatgatgatgatgatgatgatgacgggggtgttttaatgttgtgtgctgtgcattGATTTGTCTGTGCGCTTTGTGTTTGATGTTGATtgagtgagcgtatgtgtgtgtgtgtgtgtgtgtgtgtgtgtgtgtgtgtgtggtgtgtgtgtgtgtgtgtgtgtgtgtgtgtgtgtgtgtgtgtgtttggtgatgttgattgactgaccgtgtgtgtgtgtgtgtgtgtgtgtcctactccAGTGGATGAGCTGTTCAGGACTGCAGGAGTGGCTTCAGATGGCTTCATCCACTATGAGGAGTTCGCCAGAACCATGGCCCACCCACCCCTGCCATCCAGCAAACGCTGAGAAAAGCTGAGCCCCGAGAGAATTATACACTTACATGTTCTCATAGTTATGGGACATATACATTTAgttatatacatgtatgtaggCATGTTCTCACAGTTATGGGATATATACATGGTCTCATAGTTATGGGACATATACATTTAGTTAGAGTGCTACTGTTATctgttatattattattattattataggttctgatattattcttctaacgctttttgtgcatctaattcagcttcaaccgtttaacgtagaaactgcgtaggtcttacttaggtgacttgagctatgtatttttcaactttgtaacttttatactttttgaactattcatgggtttcatcaggtccctttccacaggtgtattaatcaagcaccatgcagtctgcattgataattaaggtgcttgattttatacacctgtggaaagggacctgatgaaacccatgaattaaataaaaactattaaaatttccccatagacttaacattgtgattatgataTCACAATatagtcgttaag
This sequence is a window from Sardina pilchardus chromosome 10, fSarPil1.1, whole genome shotgun sequence. Protein-coding genes within it:
- the LOC134093956 gene encoding calmodulin-like protein 4, whose product is MAKFLSHDQINEFKECFSLYDKKCHGRIKAKDLLTVMRSLGTSPTFSEVDRHLQIQRIDRNGELDFSTFLSIMHRQQQQEEPSAEILEAMRMIDRQRRGYIPAAELRAKLTSLGEKLTHQEVDELFRTAGVASDGFIHYEEFARTMAHPPLPSSKR